From Entelurus aequoreus isolate RoL-2023_Sb linkage group LG22, RoL_Eaeq_v1.1, whole genome shotgun sequence, one genomic window encodes:
- the cenpk gene encoding centromere protein K isoform X1: protein MDEVPADNAESKLSKAAQEELMIRCEQQFEQLEKLQNEIILCEPDLSENPQEQSVNRLLATEAELDRWRTVEPQLLAENPEVLLKAGKEEMRKLCSELEMVLSCVEAKRDNLRETKKLEEKWLEEKRQVLNAATSHANHIQEQNEKLSEHSVLQDTKDKIQKMKVYQEKLMESLGEILEKHIPPPVSATKKNIPEDTNEDLISLSDILELLMNKVLNTSHDPYVTIDSTFWPPYVELLLRYGIAVRHQENNFKIRLETFF from the exons ATG GATGAAGTGCCCGCTGACAATGCCGAGTCTAAGCTGTCAAAAGCTGCGCAGGAGGAGCTAATGATCAGATGTGAGCAGCAGTTTGAACAGCTAGAAAAG cTTCAAAATGAGATTATTCTATGTGAGCCAGATTTAAGCGAAAACCCTCAAGAACAG TCAGTGAATCGGCTGTTGGCAACCGAAGCCGAACTGGACCGGTGGcgcacagtggaacctcaat TGCTGGCAGAAAACCCTGAAGTTTTACTTAAAGCTGGAAAGGAAGAG ATGCGCAAGTTGTGCTCTGAACTTGAGATGGTTCTCTCTTGTGTTGAAGCAAAGAGAGACAACTTGAGAGAAACTAAAAAGCT TGAAGAGAAGTGGTTGGAAGAGAAACGGCAGGTGCTAAATGCTGCCACCAGTCATGCTAATCACATACAAGAGCAAAATGAGAAATTATCAGAACACAG TGTGCTGCAGGACACCAAGGACAAGATCCAGAAAATGAAAGTCTACCAAGAAAAACTCATGGAGTCTCTGGGAGAAATTCTAGAAAAACACATTCCGCCCCCGGTCAGTGCAACCAAGAAG aaTATCCCAGAGGATACAAATGAAGATTTGATTTCACTCAGTGACATTCTCGAG CTGCTCATGAACAAGGTCCTGAACACGTCACATGACCCTTACGTGACAATAGACTCCACTTTTTGGCCGCCATACGTAGAGTTGCTGCTCCGGTATGGTATTGCTGTGAGACATCAAGAAAACAACTTCAAGATCCGCCTGGAAACGTTTTTCTGA
- the cenpk gene encoding centromere protein K isoform X2 encodes MDEVPADNAESKLSKAAQEELMIRCEQQFEQLEKLQNEIILCEPDLSENPQEQSVNRLLATEAELDRWRTVEPQLLAENPEVLLKAGKEEMRKLCSELEMVLSCVEAKRDNLRETKKLEEKWLEEKRQVLNAATSHANHIQEQNEKLSEHSVLQDTKDKIQKMKVYQEKLMESLGEILEKHIPPPNIPEDTNEDLISLSDILELLMNKVLNTSHDPYVTIDSTFWPPYVELLLRYGIAVRHQENNFKIRLETFF; translated from the exons ATG GATGAAGTGCCCGCTGACAATGCCGAGTCTAAGCTGTCAAAAGCTGCGCAGGAGGAGCTAATGATCAGATGTGAGCAGCAGTTTGAACAGCTAGAAAAG cTTCAAAATGAGATTATTCTATGTGAGCCAGATTTAAGCGAAAACCCTCAAGAACAG TCAGTGAATCGGCTGTTGGCAACCGAAGCCGAACTGGACCGGTGGcgcacagtggaacctcaat TGCTGGCAGAAAACCCTGAAGTTTTACTTAAAGCTGGAAAGGAAGAG ATGCGCAAGTTGTGCTCTGAACTTGAGATGGTTCTCTCTTGTGTTGAAGCAAAGAGAGACAACTTGAGAGAAACTAAAAAGCT TGAAGAGAAGTGGTTGGAAGAGAAACGGCAGGTGCTAAATGCTGCCACCAGTCATGCTAATCACATACAAGAGCAAAATGAGAAATTATCAGAACACAG TGTGCTGCAGGACACCAAGGACAAGATCCAGAAAATGAAAGTCTACCAAGAAAAACTCATGGAGTCTCTGGGAGAAATTCTAGAAAAACACATTCCGCCCCCG aaTATCCCAGAGGATACAAATGAAGATTTGATTTCACTCAGTGACATTCTCGAG CTGCTCATGAACAAGGTCCTGAACACGTCACATGACCCTTACGTGACAATAGACTCCACTTTTTGGCCGCCATACGTAGAGTTGCTGCTCCGGTATGGTATTGCTGTGAGACATCAAGAAAACAACTTCAAGATCCGCCTGGAAACGTTTTTCTGA
- the lbx1b gene encoding transcription factor LBX1b — protein MMTSKEVAKCDAGESRRRSPLDHLPPPANSNKPLTPFSIEDILNKPSVKRSYTICGTAHLISSTEKHRASSLPLSSRALLTQTSPLCALEELASKTFKGLEVSVLQAAEGRDGMTLFGQRTTPKKRRKSRTAFTNHQIYELEKRFLYQKYLSPADRDQIAQQLGLTNAQVITWFQNRRAKLKRDLEEMKADVESAKAVGQVPLDKLAKLADLEKCANGTLGHPRPESPARGGQQGLDLGQKLRRAPLSPFSDHTTSKECSEDEDVEIDVDD, from the exons ATGATGACCTCCAAAGAAGTGGCCAAGTGCGACGCGGGGGAGAGCAGGAGGCGCAGCCCGCTGGACCACTTGCCGCCCCCCGCCAACTCCAACAAGCCGCTCACCCCCTTCAGCATCGAGGACATCCTCAACAAGCCGTCGGTGAAGAGAAGTTACACCATTTGTGGCACCGCTCACCTCATCTCGTCCACGGAGAAGCACCGCGCCTCCAGCCTGCCGCTGTCGAGCCGCGCTCTGCTCACCCAGACCTCGCCTCTGTGCGCCCTGGAGGAGCTGGCCAGCAAGACCTTCAAGGGCCTGGAAGTCAGCGTGCTGCAGGCGGCGGAAG GCCGGGACGGGATGACCCTGTTCGGCCAGAGAACCACCCCGAAGAAGCGCCGGAAGTCCCGCACGGCCTTCACCAACCACCAGATCTACGAGCTGGAGAAGCGCTTCCTCTACCAGAAGTATTTGTCCCCGGCGGACCGCGACCAGATCGCGCAGCAGCTCGGCCTGACCAACGCGCAGGTCATTACGTGGTTCCAGAACCGGAGAGCCAAGCTAAAGCGGGACCTGGAGGAGATGAAGGCGGACGTGGAGTCCGCCAAGGCGGTGGGTCAGGTCCCGCTGGACAAGCTGGCCAAGCTGGCCGACCTGGAGAAATGCGCCAACGGCACGCTGGGCCATCCGCGCCCGGAGTCCCCCGCGCGGGGCGGCCAGCAGGGGCTCGATCTCGGGCAGAAACTGCGCAGGGCCCCGCTGTCTCCCTTCTCGGACCACACAACGAGTAAAGAGTGCTCGGAGGACGAGGACGTGGAGATTGACGTGGATGACTAA